The following coding sequences lie in one Streptomyces venezuelae genomic window:
- a CDS encoding MarR family winged helix-turn-helix transcriptional regulator: protein MTAFARRARATAARMHPELSLVSFTLLSHLEHQGGCRATDLAAHYTLDKSTISRQVGALEKAGLVERRPDPADQRVHVLHLTEQGNEVLAQVGEARRVAFRGRLAGWNEADLERFADYLLRYNEAADGGEVQGLV from the coding sequence ATGACCGCGTTCGCCCGGCGGGCGCGCGCCACCGCCGCACGCATGCACCCCGAGCTCTCGCTCGTGTCCTTCACCCTGCTCAGCCATCTCGAGCACCAGGGCGGCTGCCGCGCCACCGATCTGGCCGCGCACTACACGCTCGACAAGTCGACGATCAGCCGGCAGGTCGGAGCGCTGGAGAAGGCCGGGCTCGTCGAGCGGCGGCCCGATCCGGCCGATCAGCGCGTGCACGTGCTGCACCTCACCGAGCAGGGCAATGAGGTCCTGGCCCAGGTCGGCGAGGCGCGGCGGGTCGCCTTCCGGGGGCGGCTCGCGGGGTGGAACGAGGCGGATCTGGAGCGGTTCGCCGACTATCTGCTCCGTTACAACGAGGCGGCCGATGGCGGCGAGGTGCAAGGTCTGGTGTAG
- the mgt gene encoding macrolide-inactivating glycosyltransferase, whose protein sequence is MTSSRPAHIAMFSIAAHGHVNPSLEVIRELVARGHRVTYAIPHAFVEKVAETGAEPRPYTTTLPSPDADPEAWGTELIDNIEPFLTDAITVLPELARAYDGDEPDLVLHDITSYPARVLARRWGVPEISLSPNLVAWEGYEEEVAEPMYAELKKTERGQAYYARFHAWLAENGITQHPDPFVGRPPRSLVLIPKALQPHADRVDESVHTFVGACQGDRAAQGEWERPADAEKVLLVSLGSAFTKQPGFYRACAEAFGGLPGWHVVLQVGRHVDPAELGELPGNVEVHPWVPQLAILQKADAFITHAGAGGSQEGLATATPMVAVPQAVDQFGNADMLQALGVARHLPMEEATAETLREAVLALVDDPEVARRLGEIRGMMAAEGGTKQAADLIEAELPKG, encoded by the coding sequence ATGACCTCATCACGGCCTGCCCACATCGCCATGTTCTCGATCGCCGCCCACGGGCACGTCAACCCGAGCCTCGAAGTGATCCGTGAGCTGGTCGCGCGCGGCCACCGCGTCACGTACGCCATTCCGCACGCCTTCGTGGAGAAGGTCGCCGAGACCGGCGCCGAGCCCCGGCCCTACACCACGACCCTGCCCTCCCCGGACGCCGACCCGGAGGCGTGGGGCACCGAGCTGATCGACAACATCGAACCGTTCCTCACCGACGCGATCACCGTCCTGCCCGAACTGGCCCGCGCCTATGACGGCGACGAGCCCGACCTCGTCCTGCACGACATCACCTCCTATCCGGCCCGCGTCCTCGCCCGCCGCTGGGGCGTCCCCGAGATCTCGCTCTCGCCGAACCTCGTCGCCTGGGAGGGGTACGAGGAGGAGGTCGCCGAGCCGATGTACGCGGAGCTGAAGAAGACCGAGCGCGGCCAGGCGTACTACGCGCGCTTCCACGCCTGGCTGGCGGAGAACGGCATCACCCAGCACCCCGACCCGTTCGTCGGACGGCCGCCGCGCTCGCTCGTCCTCATCCCGAAGGCACTGCAGCCGCACGCCGACCGGGTCGACGAGAGCGTGCACACGTTCGTCGGCGCCTGCCAGGGCGACCGGGCGGCGCAGGGGGAATGGGAGCGGCCGGCCGACGCCGAGAAGGTGCTGCTCGTCTCGCTCGGCTCGGCCTTCACCAAGCAGCCCGGCTTCTACCGCGCGTGCGCCGAGGCCTTCGGGGGCCTGCCCGGATGGCATGTGGTGCTGCAGGTCGGCCGGCACGTCGACCCGGCCGAGCTGGGGGAGCTGCCGGGGAACGTGGAGGTGCACCCGTGGGTGCCGCAGCTCGCGATCCTCCAGAAGGCCGACGCGTTCATCACGCACGCCGGTGCGGGCGGCAGCCAGGAGGGGCTCGCCACCGCGACGCCGATGGTGGCCGTGCCGCAGGCCGTGGACCAGTTCGGCAACGCCGACATGCTCCAGGCGCTCGGCGTCGCCCGGCACCTCCCGATGGAGGAGGCCACCGCCGAGACGCTGCGCGAGGCCGTCCTCGCGCTGGTGGACGACCCCGAGGTGGCCCGCAGGCTCGGCGAGATCCGAGGCATGATGGCCGCGGAGGGCGGCACGAAGCAGGCGGCCGACCTCATCGAGGCGGAACTGCCGAAGGGCTGA
- a CDS encoding CDP-alcohol phosphatidyltransferase family protein, producing MRRDIPPLAEVRRITEKKRDAWWTVMLVDPVATPLVRFTAMRTRVTPNQITWGAFILGLGSAACFAFGDWKWLALGAVIYHFSFIFDCMDGKLARLTGQGSVFGAWLDFVFDRIRVMVCGVALMWGQYDRTGDTFYIWLALAVVALDTLRYINSLEIFKIRHTMRKQIKARMRAAKRAQNEAELAFMEDLLRDNPSADIEQDLQRAAGEAGAGYVTQPSDETSGAEADAGAAPKPKAQVIDLHQEFRQKFPAYLRMRSFLLRHRIRAHLVSGIEFQMGVFMIGPLFDAVMPVTIVSGALLLVFELAIIYKLLLSTRDFTRTIDSFEEQKVVTAA from the coding sequence ATGCGCCGAGACATACCGCCCCTCGCCGAGGTGCGCCGCATCACCGAGAAGAAGCGCGACGCGTGGTGGACCGTGATGCTGGTCGATCCGGTCGCCACGCCGCTCGTGCGGTTCACCGCGATGCGGACGCGCGTCACGCCCAACCAGATCACCTGGGGGGCGTTCATCCTCGGCCTGGGCTCGGCGGCGTGCTTCGCGTTCGGCGACTGGAAGTGGCTCGCCCTCGGCGCGGTCATCTACCACTTCAGCTTCATCTTCGACTGCATGGACGGCAAGCTCGCCCGGCTCACCGGGCAGGGCTCCGTCTTCGGCGCCTGGCTGGACTTCGTCTTCGACCGCATCCGCGTGATGGTCTGCGGTGTAGCCCTCATGTGGGGTCAGTACGACCGCACCGGCGACACCTTCTACATATGGCTCGCCCTCGCCGTCGTCGCGCTCGACACCCTGCGCTACATCAACTCGCTGGAGATCTTCAAGATCCGGCACACCATGCGCAAGCAGATCAAGGCGCGCATGCGGGCCGCGAAGCGCGCGCAGAACGAGGCGGAGCTCGCCTTCATGGAGGACCTGCTACGGGACAACCCCTCGGCGGACATCGAGCAGGACCTGCAGCGCGCCGCGGGCGAGGCGGGCGCGGGCTACGTCACGCAGCCGTCGGACGAGACTTCTGGCGCCGAGGCGGACGCGGGAGCCGCGCCGAAGCCCAAGGCGCAGGTGATCGACCTCCACCAGGAGTTCCGGCAGAAGTTCCCCGCGTACCTGCGGATGCGCTCCTTCCTGCTGCGCCACCGTATTCGCGCGCACCTGGTGAGCGGAATCGAATTCCAGATGGGCGTCTTCATGATCGGCCCGCTCTTCGACGCGGTGATGCCGGTGACGATCGTCTCCGGGGCGCTCCTGCTGGTCTTCGAACTCGCCATCATCTACAAGCTGCTCCTCTCGACGCGTGACTTCACGCGGACCATCGATTCCTTCGAGGAACAGAAAGTCGTCACCGCGGCTTGA
- a CDS encoding S8 family peptidase has translation MATHKRARTMKLTAAIATAATAVGVTVFATSFAGASTPAEGKVYGLDAKGAVAGSYIVMLDEKADKSAKSDLAEEYGGELKRNYSSAINGFSAKGLTETEAKRLAADPTVGKVVQSKKFTIDATQDNPPSWGLDRIDQADTAGDKKYTYPDAAGEGATAYVIDTGVRVSHKDFGGRATSGFDAIDNDDNADDGNGHGTHVAGTIAGDAHGVAKKAKIVAVRVLDDQGSGTTEQVVAGIDWVTKNHKGPSVANMSLGGGADEALDAAVQKAIDSGVTFAVAAGNESTDASQGSPSRVKDAITVASSTKDDEQSDFSNYGSVVDIYAPGSDITSAWNTGDDATNTISGTSMATPHVVGAAAVYVAAHPDAKPADVAKALTDGATPDKISNPSEGTPNKLLKVVE, from the coding sequence ATGGCAACTCACAAGCGTGCCCGCACGATGAAGCTCACCGCCGCGATAGCCACCGCCGCCACCGCGGTCGGTGTCACCGTCTTCGCGACCTCCTTCGCCGGCGCGAGCACCCCCGCCGAGGGCAAGGTGTACGGCCTCGACGCCAAGGGCGCCGTCGCCGGCAGCTACATCGTGATGCTCGACGAGAAAGCCGACAAAAGCGCCAAGTCCGACCTCGCCGAGGAGTACGGCGGCGAGCTGAAGCGGAACTACTCCTCCGCGATCAACGGCTTCTCCGCCAAGGGCCTGACCGAGACCGAGGCCAAGCGCCTCGCCGCCGACCCGACCGTCGGCAAGGTCGTCCAGTCGAAGAAGTTCACCATCGACGCCACGCAGGACAACCCGCCGTCGTGGGGTCTCGACCGCATCGACCAGGCGGACACCGCCGGGGACAAGAAGTACACGTACCCCGACGCCGCCGGTGAGGGCGCGACCGCGTACGTCATCGACACCGGCGTCCGCGTCAGCCACAAGGACTTCGGCGGCCGCGCCACCTCCGGCTTCGACGCCATCGACAACGACGACAACGCCGACGACGGCAACGGCCACGGCACGCACGTCGCCGGCACCATCGCCGGTGACGCGCACGGCGTCGCCAAGAAGGCGAAGATCGTCGCCGTCCGCGTCCTGGACGACCAGGGCTCCGGCACGACCGAGCAGGTCGTCGCGGGCATCGACTGGGTCACCAAGAACCACAAGGGCCCCTCGGTCGCCAACATGAGCCTCGGCGGCGGCGCGGATGAAGCGCTCGACGCGGCCGTCCAGAAGGCGATCGACTCCGGCGTCACCTTCGCGGTGGCCGCGGGCAACGAGTCGACCGACGCCTCCCAGGGCTCCCCGTCCCGCGTGAAGGACGCCATCACGGTCGCCTCCTCCACCAAGGACGACGAGCAGTCGGACTTCTCCAACTACGGCTCCGTCGTGGACATCTACGCCCCGGGCTCGGACATCACGTCCGCCTGGAACACCGGTGACGACGCCACCAACACGATCTCCGGTACGTCGATGGCCACCCCGCACGTCGTCGGCGCCGCCGCCGTCTACGTCGCCGCCCACCCGGACGCCAAGCCCGCGGACGTCGCCAAGGCGCTGACCGACGGCGCGACCCCGGACAAGATCTCCAACCCGAGCGAGGGCACGCCCAACAAGCTCCTGAAGGTCGTCGAGTGA
- a CDS encoding DUF1697 domain-containing protein: MAIKTYAALLRGINVSGHKKVPMAELRTLLEGLGHGGVRTHLQSGNAVFTAEHGDEESLAAALRAAIEEHFGFAVDVLVRDHTYLKAVVDACPFPAADLEPKQLHVTYFSGPVDPSRFASVDQPAYLPEEFRLGDRALYLYAPDGLGRSKLAEVLSRPRLTAGLIATSRNWNTVTRLEEMTRA; encoded by the coding sequence ATGGCGATCAAGACCTACGCGGCGCTGCTGCGCGGCATCAACGTGAGCGGCCACAAAAAGGTGCCCATGGCCGAACTGCGCACCCTCCTCGAAGGGCTCGGGCACGGCGGCGTACGGACGCATCTGCAGAGCGGCAACGCGGTCTTCACGGCGGAACACGGCGACGAGGAGTCCCTGGCCGCGGCCCTGCGCGCGGCGATCGAGGAGCACTTCGGCTTCGCCGTCGACGTCCTCGTCCGCGACCACACCTACCTGAAGGCGGTGGTCGACGCCTGCCCGTTCCCCGCGGCCGACCTCGAACCGAAGCAGCTGCACGTCACGTACTTCTCCGGTCCCGTCGACCCGTCCCGCTTCGCCTCCGTGGACCAACCCGCCTACCTGCCGGAGGAGTTCAGGCTCGGCGACCGCGCCCTCTACCTGTACGCCCCCGACGGCCTCGGCCGCTCCAAGCTCGCGGAGGTGCTGTCACGGCCCCGCCTGACCGCAGGCCTCATCGCCACCAGCCGCAACTGGAACACCGTCACCCGGCTGGAGGAGATGACCCGTGCCTGA
- a CDS encoding DUF4440 domain-containing protein, which yields MPDSPSDRTPAVEAAIEAELRLLDPDVRVSPELFGALLHPEFTEFGASGTRWDRASIVRVLTESKDPGTAPLTTSGMRGVQLADDLVHLTFDTAGGGRRAHRSSLWRRTDNGWQLWFHQATPFSDAAE from the coding sequence GTGCCTGACTCCCCGTCCGACCGCACCCCCGCCGTCGAGGCGGCCATCGAGGCCGAACTGCGGCTCCTCGACCCCGACGTGCGCGTCTCGCCCGAACTCTTCGGGGCGCTCCTGCACCCGGAGTTCACCGAGTTCGGCGCCTCGGGCACGCGCTGGGACCGCGCGTCGATCGTGCGGGTCCTCACGGAGTCCAAGGACCCCGGCACCGCCCCCCTCACCACCTCCGGCATGCGGGGCGTCCAGCTCGCGGACGACCTGGTGCACCTGACGTTCGACACGGCGGGCGGCGGCCGACGCGCCCACCGCAGCTCCCTGTGGCGGCGCACGGACAACGGCTGGCAGCTCTGGTTCCACCAGGCCACGCCGTTCAGCGACGCAGCGGAGTGA
- a CDS encoding GNAT family N-acetyltransferase has product MTPELRSARLSLSPYVASDEADFVALFQDEAVGRWFGDGVQSEAEDRALFGRIFTLIYAEERFPVWAVRYEGRYVGHAEVKPSPETWLDGTEIVYGLARDAWGHGLGTELAELLTAYGHETLGLAEVHATVDAGNAPSLSVLARLGYVQAREIPEEDGRITLHLVSRRPAPPVTPLRR; this is encoded by the coding sequence ATGACGCCCGAACTGCGTTCCGCACGCCTCTCGCTCTCCCCCTACGTCGCCTCCGACGAGGCGGACTTCGTCGCGCTCTTCCAGGACGAGGCCGTGGGGCGCTGGTTCGGGGACGGGGTGCAGAGCGAGGCGGAGGACCGCGCCCTGTTCGGCCGGATCTTCACCCTCATCTACGCCGAGGAGCGTTTCCCCGTCTGGGCGGTCCGGTACGAGGGGCGGTACGTCGGCCACGCCGAGGTGAAGCCGTCCCCGGAGACCTGGCTCGACGGCACCGAGATCGTCTACGGCCTGGCCAGGGACGCCTGGGGCCACGGACTCGGCACGGAACTGGCGGAGCTCCTCACCGCGTACGGGCACGAGACGCTGGGCCTGGCCGAAGTCCACGCGACGGTCGACGCCGGAAACGCCCCTTCCCTCTCCGTCCTCGCCCGCCTCGGCTACGTACAGGCCCGCGAGATCCCCGAGGAGGACGGCAGGATCACCCTCCACCTCGTCTCCCGCCGCCCCGCGCCGCCCGTCACTCCGCTGCGTCGCTGA
- a CDS encoding SCO6745 family protein translates to MTPSRSRTLWLRTEPLHAVVYFEERCRGLGRAVGLKGFWMGYFAARTAPMGRVGPGVATAALGVFAPNMVARSLPSAWEYASPDRVVEERARVTAAALRQLVPTVEALAAKVNDPLLAMVEDAPSLARPLFAANRDLAHRSDPVERLWQLATCIREFRGDAHVAVLADHGLDARESLVLAAATDRVDTAGIRQDRGWSEEEWAASVDRMRVLGLLDAAGRVTEHGVTKRELIEEDTDRLSSRLLRPLARGEADALLTALEPATRRMLDSDVLPFPNPIGLPRVAG, encoded by the coding sequence ATGACCCCGAGCCGATCCCGCACGCTGTGGCTGCGCACCGAACCCCTGCACGCGGTGGTCTATTTCGAGGAACGCTGCCGCGGCCTCGGCAGGGCCGTGGGCCTCAAGGGCTTCTGGATGGGGTACTTCGCGGCGCGTACGGCGCCGATGGGACGGGTCGGCCCTGGGGTGGCGACGGCGGCGCTCGGTGTCTTCGCGCCGAACATGGTGGCGCGGTCCCTGCCGTCGGCGTGGGAGTACGCGTCGCCGGACCGGGTCGTCGAGGAGCGCGCCCGCGTCACGGCAGCCGCACTGCGCCAACTGGTGCCCACCGTCGAGGCGTTGGCGGCCAAGGTCAACGATCCGCTCCTCGCGATGGTGGAGGACGCCCCCTCACTCGCGCGTCCGCTGTTCGCCGCCAACCGCGACCTGGCGCACCGCTCGGATCCGGTCGAGCGCCTCTGGCAACTGGCGACGTGTATCCGCGAGTTCCGGGGCGACGCGCATGTCGCGGTCCTCGCCGACCACGGCCTGGACGCCCGCGAGAGCCTCGTCCTCGCGGCGGCGACGGACCGCGTGGACACGGCGGGCATCCGCCAGGACCGGGGCTGGAGCGAAGAGGAGTGGGCGGCCTCCGTGGACCGCATGCGCGTCCTCGGCCTGCTCGATGCGGCCGGGCGTGTCACGGAACACGGCGTCACGAAACGCGAGTTGATAGAGGAGGACACGGACCGCCTCTCGTCCCGGCTGCTCCGCCCGCTGGCCAGGGGCGAGGCGGACGCACTCCTCACCGCCCTGGAACCGGCGACCCGCCGCATGCTGGACTCGGACGTCCTGCCGTTCCCGAACCCGATCGGACTGCCGCGGGTGGCGGGGTGA
- a CDS encoding sirohydrochlorin chelatase: protein MHRPVLLVVAHGSRDPRHAATVRALVRRVRSLRPGLRVETGFLDFDTPTVSGALERLAAEGVRDVVAQPLLLTRAFHAKTDIPAVLREAPAALRIRLAAVLGPSPLLVSALERRLYEAGLDPAEKSSTGVVLASAGSSDPEAIAVIADIAREWRRTGWCAVRPAFASASLPRTEDAVRALRDVDGVRRVAVAPYVLAPGFLPDRIARGAADADVLAEVLGPAPEVARLLVRRYDEAYAPDTCPVAPLARIPALA from the coding sequence GTGCACCGTCCCGTCCTTCTCGTCGTCGCCCATGGCAGCCGTGACCCGCGGCACGCCGCGACCGTGCGCGCGCTGGTGCGCCGGGTGCGGTCGCTGCGTCCCGGACTGCGGGTGGAGACGGGCTTTCTCGACTTCGACACCCCGACCGTCTCCGGCGCCCTGGAGCGGCTCGCGGCGGAGGGCGTGCGGGACGTGGTGGCGCAGCCGCTGCTCCTGACCCGCGCGTTCCACGCCAAGACGGACATCCCCGCGGTGCTGCGGGAGGCGCCCGCCGCGCTGCGCATCCGGCTGGCGGCGGTGCTCGGCCCTTCGCCGCTGCTCGTCTCCGCGCTGGAGCGGCGGCTGTACGAGGCGGGGCTCGACCCCGCCGAGAAGTCCTCGACCGGGGTCGTGCTGGCCTCGGCGGGGTCGTCGGACCCGGAGGCGATCGCAGTGATCGCTGACATCGCGCGGGAGTGGCGGCGTACCGGTTGGTGCGCCGTGCGGCCTGCGTTCGCCTCCGCTTCGCTGCCGCGCACGGAGGACGCCGTGCGCGCGCTGCGGGACGTGGACGGGGTACGGCGGGTGGCCGTCGCGCCCTACGTCCTGGCCCCCGGCTTCCTGCCGGACCGGATCGCGCGGGGCGCCGCCGACGCCGACGTACTGGCCGAAGTCCTCGGTCCCGCGCCGGAAGTGGCGCGTCTGCTGGTACGGCGCTACGACGAGGCGTATGCGCCCGACACGTGCCCTGTTGCTCCCCTGGCGCGGATTCCCGCTCTGGCCTAG
- a CDS encoding ABC transporter permease, which produces MASTDTSTGPVKESGTSQDLAGLEAGLDALESHAGPTRTPVRQVLVQKVVPPVTAVLLVLLVWQGLVSFGIVDDPSKLPPPSAVWDEVREAWLQGNLLDYIWTSVSRGLLGFLFALVIGTPLGLIVARVRFVRAAIGPILSGLQSLPSVAWVPPAVIWLGLDNSMMYAVILLGAVPSIANGLVSGVDQVPPLFLRAGRTLGATGLRHTWHIVLPAALPGYLAGLKQGWAFSWRSLMAAEIIASSPDLGVGLGSLLENGRNASSMSMVFLAIFLILIVGIAIDLLIFSPLERRVLRSRGLLARS; this is translated from the coding sequence ATGGCCAGCACTGACACTTCGACCGGCCCGGTCAAGGAGTCCGGCACCAGCCAGGACCTCGCCGGTCTGGAGGCGGGCCTCGACGCGCTGGAGTCGCACGCGGGCCCCACCCGCACACCCGTGCGCCAGGTCCTGGTGCAGAAGGTGGTGCCGCCGGTCACCGCGGTGCTGCTGGTGCTCCTCGTGTGGCAGGGACTCGTCTCCTTCGGCATCGTCGACGACCCGTCGAAGCTGCCCCCGCCGTCCGCGGTGTGGGACGAGGTGCGCGAGGCGTGGCTGCAGGGCAACCTCCTCGACTACATCTGGACGTCCGTCTCGCGCGGTCTGCTCGGCTTCCTGTTCGCCCTGGTGATCGGGACGCCGCTCGGGCTGATCGTGGCGCGGGTGCGGTTCGTGCGGGCGGCGATCGGCCCGATCCTGTCCGGCCTGCAGTCGCTGCCCTCGGTGGCGTGGGTGCCGCCGGCCGTGATCTGGCTGGGCCTGGACAACTCGATGATGTACGCGGTGATCCTGCTCGGCGCCGTGCCGTCCATCGCCAACGGTCTCGTGTCGGGCGTCGACCAGGTGCCGCCGCTGTTCCTGCGCGCGGGCCGCACGCTCGGCGCGACGGGCCTGCGGCACACCTGGCACATCGTGCTCCCCGCGGCGCTGCCCGGCTATCTCGCGGGCCTCAAGCAGGGCTGGGCGTTCTCCTGGCGCTCACTGATGGCCGCGGAGATCATCGCGTCCTCGCCGGACCTCGGCGTCGGCCTCGGCAGCCTCCTGGAGAACGGCCGCAACGCCAGCTCCATGTCGATGGTCTTCCTCGCCATCTTCCTCATCCTCATCGTCGGCATCGCCATCGACCTGCTGATCTTCAGTCCGCTGGAGCGGCGCGTCCTGCGCAGCCGCGGTCTCCTCGCGAGGAGCTGA
- a CDS encoding ABC transporter ATP-binding protein gives MVTTLAKAAEDTRPTAEHAARIEHVSKSFGGPAGPQLVLDDITLDVAPGEFVTLLGASGCGKSTLLNLVAGLDEPSAGTIATDGRPALMFQEHALFPWLTAGKNIELALKLRGVPKADRRPRAEELLELVRLRGAYGKRVHELSGGMRQRVALARALAQDSRLLLMDEPFAALDAITRDVLHDELTRIWRETNVSVLFVTHNVREAVRLAQRVVLLSSRPGRVAHEWRVDIPHPRRIEDTAVAELSVEITEQLRGEIRRHGQH, from the coding sequence ATGGTGACGACCCTCGCCAAGGCCGCGGAGGACACCCGCCCCACGGCCGAGCACGCCGCACGGATCGAGCACGTCTCGAAGTCGTTCGGCGGCCCCGCCGGACCCCAGCTCGTCCTGGACGACATCACGCTGGATGTCGCGCCCGGCGAGTTCGTCACCCTCCTGGGAGCCTCGGGCTGCGGCAAGTCGACGCTGCTCAACCTGGTGGCCGGGCTCGACGAGCCGTCCGCGGGCACGATCGCGACGGACGGCCGCCCGGCCCTGATGTTCCAGGAGCACGCGCTGTTCCCGTGGCTGACCGCGGGCAAGAACATCGAACTCGCCCTGAAGCTGCGCGGCGTGCCGAAGGCGGACCGCCGCCCGAGGGCCGAGGAGCTTCTGGAGCTCGTCCGGCTGCGGGGCGCGTACGGCAAGCGGGTGCACGAGCTGTCCGGCGGCATGCGCCAGCGGGTCGCGCTGGCCCGCGCGCTCGCCCAGGACAGCAGGCTGCTGCTGATGGACGAGCCGTTCGCGGCGCTCGACGCGATCACGCGTGACGTCCTGCACGACGAGCTGACCCGCATCTGGCGCGAGACGAACGTCTCCGTCCTCTTCGTCACGCACAACGTGCGCGAGGCCGTGCGCCTCGCCCAGCGCGTCGTGCTCCTCTCGTCGCGCCCCGGCCGGGTGGCGCACGAGTGGCGGGTCGACATCCCGCACCCGCGCCGCATCGAGGACACCGCCGTGGCGGAACTGTCCGTCGAGATCACCGAACAACTGCGTGGGGAGATCCGCCGCCATGGCCAGCACTGA
- a CDS encoding aliphatic sulfonate ABC transporter substrate-binding protein: MPAPRTRLAALAALPLLALTLGACGYGSDSSDEDGKAKVAEGAKKIEDLDAVKIGYFPNLTHATALVGNQEGLFQKELGGTEAKYAQFNAGPSEIEALNAGSIDIGWIGPSPAINGYTKSQGKNLRIIGGSASGGVKLVVNPKKIKSLDDVKGKKIATPQLGNTQDVAFLNWIAEKGWKVDAQSGKGDVSVVRSDNKVTPDAYKSGALDGAWVPEPTASKLVAEGAKVLLDESDLWPDKKFVITNIIVRQEFLKEHPKVVEAVLRGAVKTNAWIAKNPEKAKAAANARLKAEAGKPLPAEVLDPAWKSIQTTNDPLAATLDAEADHAVKAGLLEKPDLKGIYDLRPLNKVLKAEGESPVDDAGLGVK, translated from the coding sequence GTGCCTGCTCCACGTACCCGACTCGCCGCACTCGCGGCGCTGCCCCTCCTCGCCCTGACGCTCGGCGCCTGCGGCTACGGCTCCGACTCCTCCGACGAGGACGGCAAGGCGAAGGTCGCCGAGGGCGCGAAGAAGATCGAAGACCTGGACGCCGTGAAGATCGGGTACTTCCCGAACCTCACCCACGCCACCGCCCTGGTCGGCAACCAGGAAGGCCTGTTCCAGAAGGAGCTCGGCGGCACCGAGGCCAAGTACGCGCAGTTCAACGCGGGCCCCTCGGAGATCGAGGCGCTGAACGCCGGATCGATCGACATCGGCTGGATCGGCCCCTCGCCCGCCATCAACGGCTACACCAAGTCGCAGGGCAAGAACCTGCGCATCATCGGTGGTTCGGCGTCCGGCGGCGTGAAGCTCGTCGTGAACCCGAAGAAGATCAAGTCTCTGGACGACGTCAAGGGCAAGAAGATCGCGACGCCTCAGCTCGGCAACACCCAGGACGTGGCGTTCCTCAACTGGATCGCCGAGAAGGGCTGGAAGGTCGACGCGCAGAGCGGCAAGGGCGACGTGTCGGTGGTCCGCAGCGACAACAAGGTCACCCCGGACGCCTACAAGTCCGGTGCCCTGGACGGCGCGTGGGTGCCGGAGCCGACCGCGTCCAAGCTGGTCGCCGAGGGCGCGAAGGTGCTTCTCGACGAGTCCGACCTGTGGCCGGACAAGAAGTTCGTGATCACGAACATCATCGTGCGGCAGGAGTTCCTGAAGGAGCATCCGAAGGTCGTCGAGGCGGTGCTGCGCGGTGCCGTGAAGACCAACGCGTGGATCGCGAAGAACCCGGAGAAGGCCAAGGCCGCCGCGAACGCGCGGCTGAAGGCCGAGGCCGGGAAGCCGCTGCCCGCCGAGGTGCTCGACCCGGCGTGGAAGTCGATCCAGACGACGAACGACCCGCTGGCCGCGACGCTCGACGCCGAGGCGGACCACGCGGTCAAGGCCGGCCTCCTGGAGAAGCCCGACCTCAAGGGCATCTACGACCTCCGCCCGCTGAACAAGGTCCTCAAGGCCGAGGGCGAGTCCCCGGTCGACGACGCCGGACTCGGCGTCAAGTAA